Genomic segment of Arachis hypogaea cultivar Tifrunner chromosome 16, arahy.Tifrunner.gnm2.J5K5, whole genome shotgun sequence:
ccaaagccctttctcaagctttccaaaatctcaatcaagctccaatattcacatacacattacctaagccacaatcatcatacccatacacaacatctcaatacccaaacatcatagaacaacaaattatactagggttgagaattttACCACTCTCAAGGTTCAAGGAGtcaagattaatcttctccttcaagagagttgggtcctataacattaAAGAGTCCAAAATCTCAACACATTTCTCCATAAAACTCGAAATTTAGGGATGAAGAACTGATATAAAAtcatggcttacctcaagaataaagtagtgaattttgtagagctcttcgcggtgaatgcgtggccacaaacggtgcggcaatcgaagctctagatcaaaagttatggtggtttgaagatcaaccaagggttaGAACTTGTGAGAGTAGTGTTCTTCCCCTTCCCATTTCCTTTTTCAGCGTGTATGAGTGTCTAGTgaagagagagagtgctgaaaattaggattttaagtttagtttagttgggccaagggcccaatatgggtccggttggtccggtttgggtcgttcggtccaatcttggtccaatTTCTATAAAATTAGTATTGAAATTCTCGTCtgaatctcctctatcatatttagccataaaaatcacatttttggctttctagaataaattctcatttatgggttaattagtcgtTAATTAACCAGGTTTTACAGACAGAACCAACTCAATATAATGAGGGTCAAGCAATTAAAGCACATGTTCAAGGAACACAAGAGGAAGGACAAGAAGAAACACAAGAGGGAGGACAAGAAGTTAGCCAAAGCGTGCAAAACAGTTCTAACAAAAAAGGATTAACTTTTGAGGCTTGGACACATTTTAGGAGGGAGCAAATAGATGGAAAATGGAAGGCAATATGTAAATATTGCGAAATAAAGATTGGAGGTGACACAAAGCAGGGAACTAAGCACTTGTATGATCACAATAGAATTTGCCCGATTCGTACTGTTAAGGGACCAAAGCAAGCAATATTAAAAATAGTGCAGCAATCATCAGGTTCTACAGGAACGGGAAGGCCAATGGATTCACTTTTGGTTGGAAACTTCACATTTAGTCAAGAGGGAGCACGACGAGCATTCACAAAATGGGTTATTAGGGACGAACACCCTATGTCATTGTTGAGCAAGTGAGTTTTCATGAGTTTATGGCTGAGACTCAACCTTTGTTCAAATTTTATACAAGAAATACATTGAGAAGTGATGTTGAGAAGATGTATGAAGCTGAAAAGGCAAAGCTTCTAAAATTATTGGGAAAAAATTCAAGCCGCATTACTATAATTACTGACATGTGGAGTGCTGATTGTCAAAACAAAGGCTATATGGCAATTATGGCTCACTTTATTGATGATGATTGGAACTTGCAATGTTGACTTGTAAGGTATTATTTATGCTTTTAGCATCTTTTAAATATTTGACTTTTTAATGTCATGATTGtttattattttacattattCTAGGTTTGCATATGTGCCTGCACCCCATACTGCTGAAGTTCTTAGTGATACTTTGGTGAATTTTTTGTATGATTGGAACGTAGATAGAAAATTGTCAACTTTAACGGTTGATAATTGTAGTACAAATGATGCCATGATTTATCTTCTGTTTGATAAGATTTCACCAGCTAACTTTGTTAAGAGAGGGGAATTTTTTCACATGCGTTGTTGTGCTCACATTGTTAATTTGATTGTGAAAGATGGCATGAATGTAATATATGGTTCTATTGAAAAAATCAaagatagtatttttttttttttgttgcaacACAGAAGAGGGAAGAAAAATTTGAAGAGACTTGTAGGcaattgaatattaattatagGGGAAAGCTTACACTTGATTGTAGAATTAGATGGAATTCAACTTATCTAATGCTTACTTCTGCTTTACCATATAGAGAAGTTTTTTAGCGTTTAAAACACCGTGAATCTCTGTATAAAGTTGTACCATCTGATGATGAGTGAGAAATGGCAAATGAACTTGTTGATAAATTAGAAGTCTTTTATAGTGTAACTGAATTATTCTCTGGCACTTTATATCCAACGACAAATTTGTACTTTTTCAAGGTGTGTGAAATGAGATTGACATTGAATGAGTGGTTGTGTAGTCCCAATGAGATAATTCATAGAATGGCAACAAATATAATTAGTAAGTTTGAAAAGTATTGGGATGaaattaatgaagtcatgtgggAGCTATCTTAGACCCTAGGTATAAAAtgaagttattaaaatttttttcctaaaatataTGGATCTCAAAGTAAGAATCATTTGAGAAAGGTGAAGAAAATGATGGAAGAATTAGTATGTGAATATCAACTTAAGGTTAGGGTTAAAAGAAGAGCAACAAATGATGATAATTCAACTTCTACTTTGAATGTTGGACATGACGAAGGATCTTCAAAGAGAAAATTTAACTCTATCTACTTGCAATTTGTGGAAGATACATATGATGACTGTGCTGCGAAAATTGAGTTGGATTTCTATTTGGAAGAAAGTGTTATggtaaataaaacaaatttggaAAAATTTGACATTTTGGGCTACTGAAAAAATATTTGAGTGAAATATCCAACTTTACAAAAGATTGCAAGAGATTTTTTAGCCATTCCCATTTCTACTGTTGCCTCAGAGTCTGCTTTTAGCACCGGTGGTCGAGTTATACATCCACATCGCAATAAATTGAATTGTGAACTTGTTGAGGCGTTAATTTGCACTCAGCATTGGATATATTCTTCAAGTAAAAGTACTAATAACTCAAATTTTATTTCGTATTAAAGTTCAATTTCATGTTAAATTTAACTCTCCTAAATTGTTAGTTGATATAATATAGATAAATTATGGTAAAAAATTCCAATTCCTGGGACTATGCGATGGATATGGGAATTTAGGAGTttaggtaattatttttttattatgtcaaattcATATTAAATATATGATATTCTTGTTTATGATGTATGTTAACATATTCATGTTTGTGTTATATTTTAATAGAGAAATATGGAGTTGTTTGTTGGAAGTTGAAGACTTTATTTTATGACTTTTTTTAAAAATGGaagttgtattttaaaatttcgtTTTATGCACTatgatttgttattttatatttattgacTTGTAAGTTGTAATCTTGAATAAGATATGTATGTTTGTGTGTTGTAATAATGTTTTgtggttttttttatatatttttaaattttttattgtaatttttatataaatgttCAACATATAGAGATGGAGAATGGGGACCCGCGGAGAACACGAAAAACACGGAGAATGGGGATAGGGGCAATTATTCTCCCATGGCGGGGATCGGGACAAGGACGGGAACAAAATCTAGGGGCAGGAACGGGAGCAAGGAGGTATctcccgccccgccccgccccattGACATCCTTAATTAGTATATTCTCAGGTATTCCCAGGTCTTACATTTTGTGATGGACAATAACAAATGTCTCTATGAAGAATAAGGATTTGAGTATAAtagataattagaaaaaaaaaatgtttaaaaaaaagaaataaataaaaaataatctaaagatatatttatttctttacaaaaaaatttggtccttttttttaaatattataaaattagtgcttctaaataattttaatatttaaagtcctttttaataattaaatttttctaacggtcctttataataattttttatttttttaattatgttatttttataacAGTTATgtaaaatctaattatttaaatttatttattagatatacTTTAAGAATTATTCTCCACGTACAAGCATTTTTTTCATACAAGTCTTTACAGATCATTTATATTCACGCACTTCGTGCCGTTACTACACTTCTTAGTCTTCTTTTTCGTTATTGTTGtcatcaacaccacctcttcctcctcctcctattcctccttcttttttcattagaatttcttctcctccttttattgttttgaatccaatcaaatggttgaggtgtggttcaattcagaagaaaaaaatgtagtattagagaaaatatttttctatatttgtagcaaatttgagtgtaacacagagatatttgggtataacacgaagatatttaggtgtattttaagaattttaagtgtatttttattctaataagttctgcataatttaaaactattcctcgctcttcctcctcctcatcttctactgcttttttatcatcatcaccatcttcttcttcttttttttatggttaaattacacagttagtccctacactttcaatgaaattgcaaattggtccctatactttaaaagtttgtaattgggtccctaaagataactaaaatttgtaatttagtcccTGTCGTTCAAAAAGtatttgatttaacagaatattctcagtatattctctattttaacagaatattctcagtatattctgagaatattctgttaaatcaacacTTTTTGATCGGCGGGGactaaattgtaaattttaattctctttagggatccaattataaacttttaaagtgtagggaCCAATTTGTAATTTCACTGAAAGTGTAGGGACCAGCTGTATAATTTAacctttttttattcatctttttctttatattttaccttctcaaatttcttcttgttttactctctaaaaaatcaaacaaagaaaaagaagaaacacataatgctgcaaaattacttggaagaggatgaacttacattcatttaatttaaagaaagaaagaaataagaaaaaagagaagaagaagaaaaatgcagcattagagaaaatatttttctgtatttgcagcaaatttgagtgtaacacgaagatatttgggtgtatttttattttgataaattctgcataattcaaaactcttcatcttcctccttctcatcttctactgcttcttcttcctcatcttcttatttcgttttcttataatttttcttgggagaaaaaatcaaacaaagaagaaaagaaatacataatgttacaaaattaataaaaaaaggaggagcaaaaaaatgcagcaacaacaataataaaaagaacCACGATGAGGATGAAaacgcgaaaaagaagaagaatgaatgcaaagaaaaatgaggaagaaggagaagaagaagaagaaaaaagagcagGAGAAAGAACCTGGAATACAAAcgttaaaaattaaagataataactataaatataataattataaatatatccttacatttttatataaaagtcTCATTCTCATAACATAACATACATTATTATAATAGGGATATTGCTACCTTAGCAATTTTAAAGAATCCAATAAtgcatcaaaattcaaaacacttcATCATAAATTTACAATCATCTCAAATAATAAGGCAAACCGGGTGGTAAAACATTGTTATTAGGGTTCGCATATTGTTATTGTTTTCACATACAAAAATGTCTCGAAACATTTATAGATGTCACAAAAAAGTCTAAACATTTTTGCTACTTCAGAACCAGGCATTATTCCCTTTTTCCCAGAAGAATTTGAGAAAACTTCCTATTTGAGACTTGAGATGGCTTTAATGAGATTCTCCTTAAAATTGCAACTTGAAAGCTTTAGCTATAAACTGCGATGGCCTCTTAATTGGGTGGTCCATTCGAATATTACTATGAGAAAAGCTTTTTTGAACTCTTTAATTAGCAACACAATCTCTCCGAATAATATTTGACATTACCTAAATATATAATAGGAACCTAAGAGGACTACATAACCTTGTGCCCGATTAGCTAATATATATTAACGTGTTTAATTAGTTCTTCTTTTGGTATAATTCATTCTAGGTAGAATTAATTGTGATGTAAAATTTTTTTAGGGTTATGTTTACGAACTTTATTTTATatacacttttttttaattaggaaAATTTACTCTTAAACCTTTTTTAAAATGTCTATTTTACCGTAatttacacaatttttttttcccAAAATCGTCAATTACACCCCCTAGAATTGAATTTGTATTTTTCCACACTCTCTCACACACAAGCattgttttcttctacttttctttttaaatagAGAGTCACATGCAGAGAGACATTGTTGTTTAATTTCAATAGTCATCCAGAGAATAATAATCACAAAACAATATGGTTTCTTATAGTTATAGCTCTTCTAATTTGCTCTCATCTTTTGTGTTGTGTGTTGTTCTTGTTGCTAATGCATTTCAATGCTTTACGAGTGATGCCACTTCAACATTAATGGTTGATGGATCTCCAAATTCTGGAAGACCAATACCCAACACCTTTCTTGGAGCATTCTTTGaggtaataattaatttatattatacccTTTTTTTTCATTGTATGTGCGCattctgtttttattttcccATGGCTATAGTTATAATCTATATGTGGtgtgataaattaatttatatttcatgTCAGATTAAGTTCTTAGTTACATAATTACcaacaaattaatttatttatattttgcagGAAATTAATCATGCTGGTGCTGGGGGATTGTGGGCAGAACTTGTGAGCAATAGAGGTCGTCATTATTATATTTTAAGCATTTTTATTAAGGGGAGTTTATTATAACTATGGTTACTGTGGCTATACATAATACAACTTTGTCAAAATTTGAAAAACGTTAAAACTAAagctatattttttataattttagtaatattttttatttttatttcaaattaaagatattattaaacaataaaaaaatattactttatttttgtaatattttttaagtgtggCTAAATTTATATAGCCACTGTAAGTCTATAACCACTAATGTAACTATAGATACCATATCATGCACATtttaattatgttaattttaaattgCGCTACTGTGGATTTTAATTATGTATGGTGCATATATATACTTGATGCAGTTGCAATATTGCTGTTACAATAGTCGTTACAAAACAACAGTTTAAAACTACAATTCCTGATTTTCTTTTAGTAATATTTAAATAAGCTTTTAAGTATttgctattttttaaaaataaactttaactatatactaatatatataataaaaaatcatttaaattaatatctaataaattttaaattatatatttttgtctttaatagttttttattattatgaaaaTCTCTAATATTACTTCACATATTggtctttttgtatttttcaataaaattttgctAGTCTTTTTACAAAAAGGGTAATTCCTCTAAAagattttaagaataataaaaaacattATTGAGAATAAaagtatttgattttaaaattttgtaaagaccaaattaaatatttatattaaacaataatatttgggagataataaaaaattaattcaaacaatCTAAAGTTATTttagaataattatataattttaaatataataaatatgttattaCAGTTTTTATGTTATATAAAATAATGTAGATATTATTTCTCTAGCATTACTGATATTAATAATGTATAATGATTTTCTTTTAACATTATCATTTCAGGTTTTGAAGGAGGAAGAGGGAGTGGTAGTCCTTCAAGTATTTATCCATGGAGAGTAATTGGAAATGAATCGTTGATTTCAGTTTCAACGGATCAGACGTCATGCTTTGAACGTAACAAAATTGCTCTACGCATGGAAGTGCTTTGTAACGGACCAAAATCTTGTCCTCCTGCTGGTGTTGGTGTCTCTAACCCTGGTTATTGGGGCATGGTCAGAATTCAGAAACTGCTACTTTCTATACTCTGCTAATTATCCATTAGAAAAAATTTACAAGTCTaacacttttatttaaattaagatGACGCGGGTTCAggtattgataaaaataaaaatatatattatgaattatatatgacaaagagtatttaaaaaaattatgtgaaaattgtttttatatttttattatagatagtagatattttttttggtgtcttgagaaaaataacaagagaagaaaaaagaacacaaattcaGAGAGCTCAAACGCTAATAGAAATCATATCTTTCTGTAAAATCTTATTCAATGTATCCCCAAGCTCTATCCAAACATTGCATTTAGCATTAGCTTTAACCACACAATTTATTTTCCTTCGACTAAGTTCAAACTGAACTTCTCAATTTTTTGACAAGAGATCATGGAGTTCAACCAAAGGTTATGATCCACCATTGTGCTATGATTGGAAATATTTTTTAGGATCAGAAAGGTCTCAAAAGGAGTCCGTTTCACAAATTACATTCTTAAAATTAGCTTCTCAAGACAACATTAAGCCATGCCAAGCTGCCATTAATTCACAGCGATACACTGGCCAAAAAGAAGAAAGCcagcttaatttttattttactttttctttagtcaaaatcaaaacttttttattagaaattactATCTTTGTattaatatatatctttttttttgttattctcttttgtttttattcttaaattattaCAATCACTATTATAGTCGCTATAGTTATATTTTTCATTAtctaaaaaaaaagatgataagaaaaaaatatatatttttaaaagaaaaattttgattttgattaaaaaattaaaataaatcaaaataaggTGTTTTACACAATATTAAAATGTTTTAAAGGTTAgacacaaaattaaaattcagtTAAAGTAGTAGGGATTAAATTAAAGCAGTATTTTTCACTAAAAAAAAATCACCATTATTACCTTTGATTAACTTCTTTTTTCCTCATGTATGAACAGAATattgagaagggaaagaaatatAAACTTGTGATGTATGTTAAAGTTAAAGCTAGTGGACCAGTTGATTTACAAGTTTCATTGACAGGATCTGTTCACCGTGTTAACATGGTTTCCATTATTAGCTTCAGGTGAGTTACATTATTTATTTGGTTTTGCTAGCTAAACAACgatttttgtaaataatgtgaataatggatTCTAGAAttaacccaataaaataaaaaaaaaaacatttcacTTTCAAATTATCACCTAGAATAACCATCTGCATACTTAGTGAATTGAACTCCAGTCATTGTTAATTGTGCATGAGTAAATCGAATTAAaagaaataaccatccaattaaaaataatgaacataatcatctgcatacctattgaattgaacatccgacatatctattgtttacattatttagtattctcattatctacttatacttttccttatttaaattaaaataagtggaatttgttgttgtttaccctatcctattttaatttgcAAATAAAATACAGTAATCAAAAAGTAATTTTTAGACgagaagttattttttaaaaagaaattgacCACTTATCAACTTTAAAGTGtcgaattatatattttaaatagtaCATATTTAAATTACACATGAAACCGCTACTAATTAGATTGCTTATATTATATACGTTCTTGGCAGTGCCATGACAGATAATAATTTTTCAAAGTGGACAAAAGTAGAGGGAATATTAGAATCAAAGGCAACAAATCATAATTCAAACCTTCAAATAACAACTACTACGAGAGCCATATTATGGTTAGATCAAGTATCACTTATGCCTTTGGACACATATAAGGTATGTTTTGTTCATCATAATAGTAATAATAGTGATAACAATTTCATTATTACTGTTATTGTTGCTGTTATTAACTTGAGTATAGCACAATTACTGTTAATTAATgtgcattttattttagaggatatGTGCTTTGTAAAATGTtcttatatttatgaaaattttatattaaaaaatattccaaTGTAAGATTTAGTGTAGAAGTTTTAGAAATATGAAAATAtccttatatatataatcatcatTCTTTTTAGAAGTTTACTATTATTGTTGGTATAGGGTCATGGTTTCCGAATGGATCTTTTTAAAATGGTGGCAGATTTGAAACCAAAATTTTTGAGATTTCCAGGTATGCTAATACTATAAGTTTCaattacatttatttatttttttaattaaaaaaatattgatgaaacgagaaggaaaaaaaagtaataaCTGAGTTTTGAATCATAAGATATATAATGTTATGTATATATTTAGCTATTTTACGGGAACATGTGACTTAACTAATATTAGTTGGTCCTCTATATAAGATATGTAATAATAATTGTTCATTTTTATTATTGCAATAGGTGGTTGCTTTGTTGAAGGATACTATCTGAAGAATGGATTTCAGTGGAAAAATACAATTGGAGCATGGGAGCAGAGACCCGGTCACTATGGTGATGTTTGGAAATATTGGACTGATGATGGTTTTGGCTTTTTTGAGATGCTTCAAGTGGGTGCACTAATCTCTTATATTCATGTCTAAACACTTCATTCTTTTTTTAACCATCTTTCTATGAACATcttcatttttaattaaaatatgaaattattgaccattttattaatatttttagtatcttttCTTACAATatatatctcattttttttatgcttaggaattgttttttttttttaatttactgttTATATCAGGGTTTATTGGATTATCTATCAAAGCAATAGTTAAAAATCGGATTATGTTTAGTTTGTTGTtctattatatttaatgagttttGCTTAAATAGTTAGCAGAGGACCTTGGTGCATTGCCAATATGGGTGTTTAATAATGGTACGTTctcttattatattaattaactagaagtttaatttttttttcttttagaaaaagaaaagataataaaaatcacaattaccTCTATGAGAATGTGCccttattttcaattaaatatatTGTATAGGAATGAGCGTTGGTGGAGAAGAAGTTAACATGTCTGCCCTTTCACCTTTTATTCAAGTATGAAAAACTttcactttttttaattaattgtaaATTCAATATATTATTATACCAATTTTTATGTATGATATTATTCTTTCTAAATTAAGATTTGTATTTAATTACAATAGGATGCCCTTGATGGCATTGAATTTGCTAAAGGTTCTCCCTCTTCAAAGTGGGGATCTGTTAGAGCTTCAATGAGACATCCTGAACCATTCGATTTCAGATTTGTTGCTGTtggaaatgaaaattgttttcctCATCACAAAGTGCACTATCAAGGCAAccattctttaatttattttgtttatgattattattattaactactttatttatttgtcttttgtatttatttatttatttatttattttgactgAACAGAAAAGTACTTTAAGTTCTATGATGCTATAAAACGTGCTTATCCAGAGATTCGGATTATCTCAAATTGTGATGGTTCTAAAACGCCATTAAATCACCCTGCTGATCTCTTTGATTTTCATGTAATAATTTTTCAACTAAACTGATAACTACTAAACTTTATTCTCTTTTAGTTTGCCAtatttagtgaattttttttttttaatttgttagataTATCCAAATAATTCTATGGACATGTTTTCCAAATACTCCGTATTCGACAAGACATCAAGATTGGGTCCAAAGGTTTGATTATATTGCATACTTTTAATTTCTTTACtggaattattatttattatttattatatacatGCATTTGATAAATGAAAGATCAACTTTGTCTATTGGCTTTAAATGTAGGTGTTTGTTAGTGAATATgctgttgtgaaggatgatgcaAGAAATGGAACCCTTTTGGCTGCATTGGCTGAAGCTGCATTCCTCATTGGATTAGAAAGGATCAGGTTAGGTGGCAATATAATACCGTAatgttaggaagacaaaaaaacaaaaccagaacttgtcttatttagcattcattaattgtcgtcacaataaataaatgttaaataaagtaAGTTATGCCTATTTTTGGCTAATTTTATTTGGTTATCAAACATTTCCGATATAAAacatagttctttttcttctttttttttttattaatttcattaGCAAACTGGctttttaatttaagtaattttctttaggaaaagtatagataactaacaagatttttgaacaatgtgtaaacaatgtgaattaataaagttaaaagagtaaatttaattagtaacattaaattagagtatagtatatttttatttgattggtggttgtttatgttgttcaaaattttcattgttcCCTAGCACTCCCCTTTTCTTTATTTGATCTACTAGTTATATTACTcacatttatttcattttatctctTAATTTGATGCAGTGATATTGTCCACATGGTTTGCTATGCACCGCTGttcataaataaaaatggaaggtCAATCTAGTTCTCTTGACCaccaactattttttttaatttcttgaaaaaaaaaatgagttgCATATATCTTCAGTCTCTATAAACTTTTGTCATTTCTTTTGTCCCTTTCAAATTAAGAGGGACTAAAAGTCTAAAaccaacagaaaaaaaaaaaagaaaaataaagagagaaaattcaaaataactTATATTTATAgagattaaaaatatattttaaagcaataaaagtaattaatgtgatgagaaattaaattgaattatcaGGTATAGTTGGATTCCGGATGCAATAGCATTCAACTCCCATGAAAGCTATGGAACTCCAAGCTATTGGGTCCAACAACTTTTTAGTGAGTCAAGTGGAGCTATATATCTCAATTCAACTCTCCAAACTTCATCTAATTCAATTGTTGCATCTGCAATTGGCTATCGAAGTTCCCAAGATTCCAAAATCTACTTAAGAGTGAAGGTAATTGCACTAATATTATACTCTAATTGTATATGATTATATAATGTGTGTGACTTAACTCCTTGTGAAAAAATTGAGCTGGctaatcatttttttcttttgtcataATTTGTagataaaagagtaaaaatagttAGTCAACTTAATTTTTACTTACAACGAATCAAGTCACAATATGTATGTGTATGATTTTATTGACATTTAAGAAAGCATATATACATGAAACCTAAGCTTATTGTTCATTATAtatgaaattaatttaatatattaaattttgcAGGTGGTGAATTTTGGAAGTGAAATTGAGAAGCTTCGGATAACTATTAATGGATTGAGCTCCAATGTGCAACAATCTAGATCAACAAAGACAGTGCTCACATCATCGAACAAAATGGATGAAAATTCTTTTTCACAGCCAAACaaggtaataatatatataatgataGGATTTAATATTTCATCATTTTCGCTCATTAGgaattattacaaaattattatatGCTTTAACTTGGTACCTTTTAAATGTAGGTTGTGCCACGAAAAAGTGCACTTGAGAATG
This window contains:
- the LOC112754707 gene encoding alpha-L-arabinofuranosidase 1 isoform X1, which translates into the protein MVSYSYSSSNLLSSFVLCVVLVANAFQCFTSDATSTLMVDGSPNSGRPIPNTFLGAFFEEINHAGAGGLWAELVSNRGFEGGRGSGSPSSIYPWRVIGNESLISVSTDQTSCFERNKIALRMEVLCNGPKSCPPAGVGVSNPGYWGMNIEKGKKYKLVMYVKVKASGPVDLQVSLTGSVHRVNMVSIISFSAMTDNNFSKWTKVEGILESKATNHNSNLQITTTTRAILWLDQVSLMPLDTYKGHGFRMDLFKMVADLKPKFLRFPGGCFVEGYYLKNGFQWKNTIGAWEQRPGHYGDVWKYWTDDGFGFFEMLQLAEDLGALPIWVFNNGMSVGGEEVNMSALSPFIQDALDGIEFAKGSPSSKWGSVRASMRHPEPFDFRFVAVGNENCFPHHKVHYQEKYFKFYDAIKRAYPEIRIISNCDGSKTPLNHPADLFDFHIYPNNSMDMFSKYSVFDKTSRLGPKVFVSEYAVVKDDARNGTLLAALAEAAFLIGLERISDIVHMVCYAPLFINKNGRYSWIPDAIAFNSHESYGTPSYWVQQLFSESSGAIYLNSTLQTSSNSIVASAIGYRSSQDSKIYLRVKVVNFGSEIEKLRITINGLSSNVQQSRSTKTVLTSSNKMDENSFSQPNKVVPRKSALENASNNMVVSISPYSVTSFDLLV
- the LOC112754707 gene encoding alpha-L-arabinofuranosidase 1 isoform X2 translates to MVSYSYSSSNLLSSFVLCVVLVANAFQCFTSDATSTLMVDGSPNSGRPIPNTFLGAFFEEINHAGAGGLWAELVSNRGFEGGRGSGSPSSIYPWRVIGNESLISVSTDQTSCFERNKIALRMEVLCNGPKSCPPAGVGVSNPGYWGMNIEKGKKYKLVMYVKVKASGPVDLQVSLTGSVHRVNMVSIISFSAMTDNNFSKWTKVEGILESKATNHNSNLQITTTTRAILWLDQVSLMPLDTYKGHGFRMDLFKMVADLKPKFLRFPGGCFVEGYYLKNGFQWKNTIGAWEQRPGHYGDVWKYWTDDGFGFFEMLQLAEDLGALPIWVFNNGMSVGGEEVNMSALSPFIQIYPNNSMDMFSKYSVFDKTSRLGPKVFVSEYAVVKDDARNGTLLAALAEAAFLIGLERISDIVHMVCYAPLFINKNGRYSWIPDAIAFNSHESYGTPSYWVQQLFSESSGAIYLNSTLQTSSNSIVASAIGYRSSQDSKIYLRVKVVNFGSEIEKLRITINGLSSNVQQSRSTKTVLTSSNKMDENSFSQPNKVVPRKSALENASNNMVVSISPYSVTSFDLLV